The window tttatatatttttttaaagagcaACGGGGCTGGCAGGTAGGATTTAGTTTCTCCTTTTCTCTGGCCCACACTCCAGtatagtaggtggcggtaatgcaccattACTGTCGGATGCCAACAGCGAATAAATCCCACCGAAGAAGAGGAAGCCATTTCATACAGTATCACCCACAATGCACCGCTACTGTCACAACAACACGTCGCCATTTCACGGATGGGGGGTCAGCTGAAACTCCCGCAAAGTAATTTACGTCACCGGAGATATAGCACAACACACGAACATTATCTAAAAGGAAACTGTAAATGTGGCGATATTTGGCTCGGGTGAATGAGTTGTTCAAGTGCCGGTTGAAGTTGCCAGTGATCGGATTTTTTCATGTCAACAGCCAGCCAGCTGTCAAGTGTAAACATAAGGTAAGGGGATGGGTCAACTATAATATAATTTGATTGTCGGTTTAACGTTGGGGTTAGTTATCTACCAATAATTTGACTAGCTCGTAAAATGCTGCCACTTAGTTAATTAAATAACTTAGGTTAACTTTGGCACAGCAAACTTGGCCAGATAGTATCCTCGTGCGTGGAAggatgctaactagctagctatgaaTTTAACTAAGTAGTTGTCAAATAACTTTATTGTAATGGCTAACTAACTTGCGTTAGGTTCCTCATCATTGTATAGTCCTAGTTTGTAGTTAATGTTACAGTTGCCCTTCTGGCTCCAATGGCTGTATGGCCCCATAGTAGGCAGTGCAAACCCGTTTTGGTGATTTCTGGTATatcatcaaaataaataaatcacaacGTTTTACCTGATTTAAGAACAATACCATTGAAAATTAATGTTTAGTTATGTTTATATTCCTAAAATGTAAGTTGAAAATGATGCTGTTCTTGCTAACAGTAGAAAATGTTTATAAATAGCCCAATGCCAATATGCAGAAACCGTTTGATATATTGAACATCTAAACATAAAATGTAgtttttacacatttatttattttatttcacctttatttaaccaggtaggcaagttgagaacaatttctcatttacaattgcgacctggccaagataaagcatgcATGTACAACAATAGTAATCATTTTTTTTTATACGAGCACCTTATAAACTTCACGTTCCAAAAACGCTGTTTTTGTCAAGTTGCAATGCGCTGTTTAAACTCAAAAACCACATGGTTACTGGATATATTTTTTACGTCAATGGTTAGATGACAGCCTGCAGAACTGTTCGCTacaaaaaactgttttttcaatCACTCGCATCGATTAACACATTAAAAAATGTGTACATCACTGGTTTGAGGACACTTCTGTTAATTACTTCTATCTATCACATTAAAATCAATAGAACAGGGAGCAAACGTGTTTATTatcccaccagagatgtttccatcaaattgacttgttgcagataaagaTGACGTAGGGCACATAAAAAATACCTTTTGCGGTAGAATTCTCATTTACCGAATAAACAATACAAGATAAAttggtttccatcgcattttcaactgcTGATGGGTTTCTCACAAAAAATCTTGTATAGCGAGTGTGCTGGTATTGTCATGTGTGCTCCAGCCAGCAAAGCGCAGATACAGTCCTGTAACTGCgtgctgttggctagagcgcatgtGTAGTGTACATCGGCGGTGGGGGTCACAAAATATCTTACCTCATCATTAGTGGCTCCAGTTGCTCTGTATTTTGTCAGAGTGAGACTAACAAAATCAACCTTGAATTTGATTATTACCAGTTTAGATAGTTGCCCACTAGACTAATTTTCCAATCTAAAAGAaagttagctgacatgggctaattgagtgactatcaGTGACTGATATATCAAGTGAACAATTTTTGAATCTCAACCAAGTCTTGAAATTGCACTTTGTTTATTCTACAGTaaattgagaccccgactgattatttttatttgtcaaatgggaGCCAAGCATCGATGAtctcatgtcaccagaataagacccctATATTTATTGGAAAAGATCATCAAGGTCATCAACTTGCACTTTCCAAAACCCAAAAAGAATTGTCAAATGCGCTGAATACAGCGCGTGTAGACCTTActctgaaatgcttacttacaagcccttaaacaacagtgcaattcaagaaagagttaagaaaatatttaccaaataaactaaagtaaaaatatatacagggtgtaccggtaccgagtcaatgtacaggttagtcgaggtaatttgtacatgtaggtagcggTGAAGTaaatatgcatagataataaacagcgagtagcagcagtgtaaaaaaaaaacactaccctctgtagtgccttacaatcagatgctgagcagttgccataccaggcggtgatgcaacccttcaggatgctcttgatggtgcaggtttagaactttttgaggatctggggaccaatgccaaatcttttcagtctcctgagggggataaggtgttgttgtgccctcttcatgaccgtcttgctgtgtttggaccatgatagtttgttgatgtggacaccaaggaccttgaaaccctcctcctgctccactacagctccgttaatgggggcctgttcggccctccttttcctgtagtacacgatcagctcctttgtctttctcacattgagggagagggtgTTCTCCTGGCACTAGCCAGGTCTCCctatgggctgtctcatcgttgtcagtgatcaggcctaccactcttgtgtgtcgtcagcaaacttaatgatggtgttggagtcgtgtttggccatgcagttgtgggtgaacagggagtgcaggaggggactaagcgttgaggatcagcgttgttgcctacccttaccatttttaaaattgtattaaaaatgtttatttaacctttatttaactaggcaagtcattgaAGAACAAATTATTTGTTACAATGACTGACTACCAAAAGTCAAAAGGTCTCCTgaggggatgggggctgggattaaaacaaataataatataaatataggacaagagagacaacacaacactacataaagagacctaagacgacaacatagcaaggcagcaacacatgacaacaaggcatggtagcaatacaacatgacaacaacatggtagcaacacaagatggtagcagcacaaaacatggtaaagaacatctagccgctcgagagcgtCCTTACCAGCTGATCTATAAataatgtctctgtaatctagcatgagtgggatggtcatctgaattagggttcgtttggcagctggggtgtgtcgtggaaatttcctgtatttaccaaatcatgagagcaaaccacacacaagtcagttatcataaagtccatctttaattttatgagctccatcacaaccctgtgactctcagatcaattcagtgtttctcaatgaattctctgagagtccttacacattgcaaatgagatcctttatagcaaagacacacatagccagacagcattggccataaattatcgttcagctttgtctcctaaactaagttgttttttctctctcagaACCATAAAACAAAACCTAtaaacaggcatatatcaaatgcCCCctccttgacaagatcacagagacacagtgactggcacacagacattgtggagccaagagatacacgcttgacctctcccctctctgcggcccaagtaacttcgtcctgacagagaacagatgactGCAACccggccacagtattatacaaaaataaacattctgatgagaagtaacttacaaacatataatgaatataaaacatcttacctatgttaccaactaattctgattattccccaacaggtGGAAGAGGAGCGATTTatgaggaaaccaagtctagatttaacttcagcctgcagctttgatatgtgctgagagaaggacagtgtaccatctagccatactcccaagtacttgtatgaggagactacctcaagctctcaaccctcagaggtagtagtcacatctgtggggagaggggcattctttttaccaaaccacatgacctttgttttgaagGTGTTCAGAACCAGGTTAAgtgcagagaaagcttgttggacactaagaaagctttgttgtagagcatttcacacaaaatccggggaggggccagctgagtataagactgtatcatctgcatataaatggatgagagagcttcctactgcctgagctatgttgttgatgtaaattgagaagagcgtggggcctaggatcgagccttggggtactcttttggtgacaggcagtggctgagacagatgttctgactttatacactacactctttgagagaggtagttagtaaACTAGGCCAAAGAACCACTCAGAGAcgccaatactccttagccgtcCCACAAGAATTGAATGGTCTACCgtgtcaaaacttttggccaagtcaataaaaataacagcacaacattgcttagaatcaagggcaaaggtgacatcattgaggacctttaacttaaggttgcagtgacacatccataacctgagcggaaaccaggtttttccaacacttttgataaacagggcaatatagaaataggcctataacagttattACTGACATTACTAATGCCCTAGATAAAATAAAGTACTGTGCCGCCTTGTTCATAGATTAATCTAAAGCTTTTGACACTGTAGACCATGCAATACTTTTGGGTAAGCTGTCGTCAATAGGACTGGGATTGGATGCCTGTCGTTGGTTTCATGACTATCTAAAGGATAGAAGTCAGGCTGTTAGTCGACGGCATCCAGTCGGAGCCATTGGAGTTGgttaacttctctaggataggCGGGAGCATtaggaattttggatgaaaagcatgcccaaattcaactgcctgctcctcatccccagaagataagactgagcctgtggcactctgccagaccactcactcaaagagctcttatgagcccctcctttagagtagaagcatcaaacaagtttcttaagactgttgacatctagtggaagccgtaggaagtgcaacatgaccaatatcccactgtgtattcgatgggggctgagttcaaaaactacaaactcAGATttaccacttcctggttggattttttctcaggtttttgcctggcatatgagttctgttatactcagacatcattcaaacagagtgttttctatccaaatctactaattatatgcatattgtagcttttatggctgagtagcaggcaacTTAATTTGgtcatgcttttcatccaaaattcccaatactgccccctaccccaaagaacaaacagcatgatcattacacaggttcaccttgtgcagaggacaataaaaggccattctaaaatgtgcagttttgtcacacaacacaatgccacagatgtgtaaagttttgagggagcatgcaattggcatactgactgcaagaatgtccaccagagctgttgccaaagatTTCAAAGATCATTTTTCTACCGTAAGCTGCCTCCGTGTTTTTTTTAATAGAATTTGGCAAtaggtccaaccggcctcaacccTAGACCACAtgcaaccacgccagcccagtacctccacatccggcttcttcacctgtgggattgtcttGAGACGAGCCATCTGGACCGTTCATAAAATTGacaagtatttctgtctgtaataaagcccctttgtggGGGGAAAAATATGCTGTCCCAGGCTGCACCcttgtccagtcatgtgaaatccataaattagggcctaatgaatttatttcaattgacaaaataattgaaattgttgcatgttgtgtctTTAATATTTTTGGTAATTAGATATGGCAAAATAATAAAATATCGTAATTTAGGATTATAGTAAACAAAGCAAACTCAGCCTTTTTTCAATAGTCACACATTTCTCAATAGTATTAGCCATTTTAGAGATTGAAAAAATGCTCCTAAACACAATTTAACCAGGCGCTCTACACTAGTGTCCAAACCGGAACTTTTGACGTTCCTACCCTGCCTAATATTGTGAAAATGTTGTATGCTAGGAATGCAGTAGCAGTTATTAGTTCCAATTAGGCAATAAAATAAGATCCTTTTTTTGTATTGTTACCTGGCTGTTATTCTTCTATAATTATGGCATTGTATGCTGTGATTTTAATGTACGAAATCCCATGTTTAATAAACTATAATTGCCAGCAGGCCAATGATTTGCGATGTATTATTCCCACCAAACCTCATTGTGTGTCTCCTCCTATAGGATGAAGAGGGTGAAAGGAGATGAGGACGCCTGCAGCTCTTCCAGCGAGGGCCCAACCGAgtcctgcaagaaggtgaggaaGCTACAGTCAAGCAAAGAGAAGCAtcaagaggaggaggaagaagagactgATGTAGATCTCTGCGAGTTTGGCTTCGACTGGGCACTGCTCCCTCAGGAGATCCTGCTCAACATCTTCCAATTCCTGCCTCTTCTGGACCGGGCGTATGCCTCGCAAGTGTGCCGTGGCTGGAACCAAGCTTTCCACATGCCCGAGCTATGGAGGTGCTTTGAGTTTGAGCTGAACCAGCCTGCCAGTTCTTACCTGAAGGCGACACACCCAGACCTAATCAAACAGATCATCAAGAGGCATTCGAACCACCTGCAGTATGTCAGCTTCAAAGTGAGTGGGAATTCAGTGTTTCCTCTTTGTCCATTAATCGTTTAAATAAgataatctttgagaactaacaataactaaaataatctaaaataaaaatgaatggCATGGGGCCCCCATTCATGATATGTTTGAGTCACACAGATGGTATAAGAACACGGCATAAACCataggaaattagctttaaactgCACCATTTCTGTCATGAGCATTTTAAAATgctgaattgcaggaaatgagcttcaaaacaggaacatttggGCCTCTAAAATGTTGGTTGGAGACAGTGCCATTGTTCATGCGGACTACTTATGTCAACTTTGCCACCGCTGCTGAAAAGAAATTGAGGGGAATCTGCAATTGTTTGTTTTTGATTAAGAATGGTATGCGAAATCAATATTTAATTTTATGATTGGCATCAGAGGTCAAGTGTTgggtgaacaaaaatataaatgcaacaatttcaaaatgtttgcgttagagttcatataaggaaattggTCAATTGAATatgatagagaaatgaacattttaaattctctgttggacattcctgcagtcagcatgccacgCTCCCTcaccttgagacatctgtggtgttggtgacaaactgcacattttagtggtcttttgttcccagcacaagatgcacctgtgtaatgatcatactgtttaatcagcttgttgataccacacctgtcaggtggctggattatcttggctaaggagaaatgctcaccaacagggatgtaaaacaaatttgtgcacaaaatttgagatacACATTTTGTACATATGGAACATGTCGGAGATCTTTTATttccatgaaacatgggaccaacattttgtGTTATTTTTAAGTATATATTGTTTTAATTTTAATGTTATTTTTTATCTCTAGGTGGACAGCAGCACGGAATCTGCAGAGGCAGCCTGTGACATTCTCTCCCAGCTGGTGAACTGTTCACTAAAGACACTAGGGCTCATCTCTACGGCCAGACCCAGCTTCATGGAGTTGCCCAAGGTAGCTTACACTCAGCCTGTTGGAACCAGAGCCAAAGATTGGCcttacagtgtattcggaaagtattcagaccccattacTTTTTCGACATCAAtctacccaataatgacaaagtgaaaacaggtttttagaaatgtttgcaaatgtattacaaataaaaaacagaaaccttatttaaagtattcagaccctttgctatgagagaattgagctcaggtgcatcctgtttccattgatcatccttgggatGTTTCTCGAATTTGGTTGGAGTTCACCTgtagtaaattaaattgatttggacatgatttgtaaggGAACACACCTGTGtttatatataaggtcccacagttgacagtgcatgtcagagcaaaaaccaagccatgaggtcgcaggaattgtccgtagagctctgtgACAGGATCGTGTCaaggcacagacctggggaagggtacaaaaaatgtctgcagcattgaaggtccccaagaacacagtgacctccattctcaaatggaaggagtttggaaccaaggctcttcctagagctggccgctcggccaaactgagcaatcaggggagaagggccttggtcagggaggtgaccgagaacccaatggacactctgacagagctccagagtttctctgtggagatgggagaaccttctagaaggacaaccatctctgcagcactccaccaatcaggctttttaatgtagagtggccagacagaagccactcatcagtaaaaggcacatgacagcccacctgaAGGATTCTTAGACCACgagaaacacgattctctggtctgatgaaaccaagaactctttggcctgaatgccaagtgtcatgtctggaggaaacctggcgccatccctacggagcatggtggtggcagcatcatgatgtgatgtttttcagtggcagggactgtgagactagtcaggattgagggaaagatgaacggagaaaagtagagatccttgatgaaatcctgctcaaaacttcagactggggcgaaggtttaccttccaacaggacaacaaccctaagcacacaaccaagacaatgcaggagtagcttcaggacaagtcttgGGCTTGaccccgattgaacatctctggagagacctgaaaatagctgtgcagagcttgtgaggatctgcagagaagaactccccaaatacaggtgtgccaagcttgtagtgtaacatccaagaagactcgaggtttAAATCGCTGCCagcggtgcttcaacaaagtactgactaaaaagggtctgaatacttatgtaaatgtcatatttctgtTTGATTtaattttataaatttgcaaaaacgtataacctgtttttgctttgttattgtgggttattttgtgtagattgatgggggggggggggcaatttaatccaatttagaataatcctgcaaggggtctgaatattttctgactGCACTGTATATTTAGTGTTCAGGAAACTGTTGGTACCAAATGTTCCATGACAATGGTTGGTATTCTAATGTGTAACCTTGATTGTGAATACTATTCTATAACTAGGATTTGATTGTCCATTAGCTTATGGCTCCCGTTTTAAAGGTCAAAATTCCACAGTTTACACTGAGCCTGTAATTCCACAATGGAGCGGTGTGCAGACAGTTCAACCTGAACACATTCTCCATTCATTCTTTCAAGGCACTTCCATTAAACAGTCCACCGTGTATTGATGCTCTGGAATTTAGTGCAATGTTTTGACGATTTTGGGTCTTTTGTTATACCCTACACCTGCAATCATCCATTTTATTTACCTGTTGACTGATTGTTTTCCTCCTTTAGTCTCATTTCATCTCGGCCCTGACGGTGGTGTTTGTCAACTCCAAGTCCCTGTCATCTCTGAAGATCGACGACACACCGGTGGATGACCCGTCCCTGAAAGTCCTGGTGGCAAACAACAGCGACACGCTAAGGATGTTGAAGATGAGCAGCTGCCCTCATGTCTCCCCTGCAGGTAGCTTGTCTGAGTTTATGGTCATTGAATGATCCCTGGAATGGATTATTCCATTGAATGGTCCCTGAGCAACGCCATACAGTCGACTCCTGATTAGGCACTCAAATAAGTGTCAACTCtgtttaaaaaatgaatggaagtatatagAGACAGTTTAGTGGCTAAAAggaggggttaaatacatgtaaaaaaaaaaaaaaatgtgatctTATATTTTTCCGATAGACACTTCAGAACAGACTTCCTTTAGAAATGTTTTGGACTATGTTTATCCATAAATTAAGccgttattcaatgcatttccaTGGGCTAATTGTAATAAGGCCAAGTAAATTAAGTATTTAATTAACACATGTTTTAATTAATTTGGTTGATACCttaaggggtcctaaaattcaaaatcaaataggtAAATGATCCCTGGTAtgacctgccccccccccaaatgcTGACGCCGAGGCCTCTTTACAGATGAGACCTGTAATTACAAAAATATACACTTTAAATAggaaattcaaaacagaaatactGAAAACAAACGCATTCATCGGCAGGGCCTAAAATGAACACCAGCCACATGCCAAATGCGGAAATATTTTTGCATTGGCGGGTATGTCTATTTGGCAGGTGGTCAGGGCTCCACAGTCCGAGCATTTCACTTGCATTTGTGAAAAAAATAGTCAAGTATGATCACATTTATAGCAAAATAAATGCTGCAGTAgctgttttcaaagtatttctgCTGTTTTTGTCTCATAGCTGGCAAGTTAATTGCACAAAGTCAAAGAAAAAAGAAGCCTCTATAGCAGTGGTTGCCAACCCATTGGTAGCGATCGACTGGTCCATCTCCAAAGCATTCCTAGtcaatcaccaaacatttctgttaaAAATGATTAAGCCTTGGAGtttctattttttgttttatttgtttcgtgctgttggcggtaggtgcacttgattcagcaacCGTAGTGTCGGGAAGGCAAAGTGTTcacattttgaaccatttcatgtgtctgaaggtgcacttgagcaaatcaagtgcaccgaCAGGACTACCGCTGGCCAATCAAATAGCTCAGATCACCGTGTCTGCACAGTTTCCTTCAGCCATAGACAATAAAAATGAAGCCTTGAGtgcacagcaaagttgatactgtgagatttcaaaactttAAAACCAAAGCACTGCTGTTTTTGAGTCATTTTATGtttgttattcagcactgtcaacatgtttataagccataaaatgtgcTACAACCAacactgcagctgcaatgaatgagtataGCAAAGTGTTTCGATAAGCTTGTTATTATTATAGGCTTGtcctttttacattttttatattgAGTAATATTTCACTTTATCTGGACATTGGATTAACATTAATTGGTGCATGAAGCAGGAATAATGCAGTGCGACTTGAGTtttgccatcagctggaagacagtGTCCCCTTTTTGTCAATGGGGGGAGGGAGAACGGAGGGGACGGTGAGTTCGAGAGGCAGCCTCATATCTGAGGCCTTCATAGCTGTAGTTTCAAACCAAAAACCTTGGGCACAACAGTGAAAGCCCTCATTAACACTTAAACTGCCTGGTCTCACTACCCCCCTCATTGGTGTAGTGTTCTGCCACTGAGCAAGGCAGTTCCCCGGGCACTGAAGACGTGGATGCcgatttaaggcagccccccacacctctctaattcagagaTAGTTATAAGTTAACtgtctaaaatgtgctaaatgctcAGAAGTTGGGCATTTGGATTGCTAATTTAGTGTTAAATGATTAGCTTCTTCGATAATCAAGCATTCacttggtaacagcagagaattCCCACCTGTATCAAGAGCCTTGCTGGCTAATATTCATTTTGTGCGTGCAGCAAACTGAGTAGTGTTTTTGAGTTACTTGTATAGTTTAGGTCAGGAACTGTACAAAACGTTTGCAATGTGCTCTTAGCATTGTCTTTGAGGATTCCTTATTATTTGCTAGTACTATGTTAAGTTACTTTTTTGAATATTAGTactttaagtaaatacctgcagtcaacatgcACTAGATAATAGATAAGCAGATCGCATGTTTCCTTTTCTTATTTTTATGAAGCTTACCGGTACTAGTTTTCCAAAACAGCGGTTTGAGCCAGTCAAGTGTGTTTATTTACAAAGAAGCACAACGAGGACAATGGGAGCTTTGTGAGGCGAGTCATTCATGCAGCGCAACTTAAGTGAGGTGATCAAGTTACACTTGTATGAAATTCACTACTGTTTGCCagctatataaactcagcaaaaaaaataaacgtcctttCACTGTCACCTGCATTTATTTTCATTGaacttaacatgtaaatatttgtatgaacataagattcaacaactgagacataaactgaacaggttccacagacatgttaCTAAccgaaatggaataatgtgtccctgaacaaagggagagggggtcaaaatcaaaagtaacagtcagtatctggtgtggccaccagctgtatgaattactgcagtgcatctcctcctcatggactgcaccagatttgcaagttcttgctgtgagatgttaccccactcttccaccaaggcatctgcaaGTTCCGGGACATATCTGGGGAgggggaaatggccctagccctcaccctccgatccaacaggtcccagatgtgctcaatgggattgaggtccgggttcttcgctggccatggcagaacactaggattcctgtcttgcaggaaatcacatacagaacgagcagtatggctggtgacattgtcatgctggagggtcatgtcatgctggagggtcatgtcaggatgagcctgcaggaagggtaccacatgagggagtaggatgtcttccctgtaacgcaccatgttgagattgcctgcaatgacaacaagctcagtccgatgatgctgtgacacaccgccccagaccatgacggactctccacctccaaatcgatcccgctccagagtataggcctcagtgtaacgctcattccttcgacgataagcgcgaatccgaccatcactcctggtgagacaaaaccgcgactcgtcagtgaagagcactttttgccagtcctgtctggtccagcgacggtgggtttgggTTTGATatctggtgaggatctgccttacaacaggcctacaagtcctcagtctagcctttctcagcctattgcggacagcctgagcactgatggagggattgtgcgttcctggtttaACACAGGCAGTTGTTGttcccatcctgtacctgtcccgcaggtgtgatgttcggatgtaaccatcctgtgcaggtgttacacgtggtctgccactgcgaggacgatcagcggTTTGTCCGGTCTccatgtagcgctgtcttaggtgtctcataGTATGGACaaggcaatttattgccctggccacatctgcagtcctcatgcctccttgcagcatgcgtaaggcactgataatctccctcgatctggggctccgcgcaagatctcaccctgtggggtcaaaatgatcacaagaacggtgagcaaaaatcccagaaccacacagggggacgtaaagaatgacctgcagagagctgggaccaaagtgacaaagcctaccatcagtaacacactacgccgccagggactcaaatcctgcttaagccagtacatgtccaggcccgtctgaagtttgctagagagcatttggatgatccagaagaagattgggagaatgtcatatggtcagatgaaaccaaaatagaactttttggtaaaaactcaactcgtcgtgtttgaaggacaaagaatgctgagttgcatccaaagaactcCATACTTactatgaagcatgggggtggaaacatcatgctttggggctgtttttctgcaaagggaccaggacgactgatccgtgtaaaggaaagaatgaatggggccatgtatcgtgagattttgagtgaaaacttccttccatcagcaagggcattgaagatgaaacgtggctgggtctttcagcatgacaa of the Oncorhynchus masou masou isolate Uvic2021 chromosome 10, UVic_Omas_1.1, whole genome shotgun sequence genome contains:
- the fbxl3a gene encoding F-box/LRR-repeat protein 3 isoform X1, with the translated sequence MSTASQLSSVNIRMKRVKGDEDACSSSSEGPTESCKKVRKLQSSKEKHQEEEEEETDVDLCEFGFDWALLPQEILLNIFQFLPLLDRAYASQVCRGWNQAFHMPELWRCFEFELNQPASSYLKATHPDLIKQIIKRHSNHLQYVSFKVDSSTESAEAACDILSQLVNCSLKTLGLISTARPSFMELPKSHFISALTVVFVNSKSLSSLKIDDTPVDDPSLKVLVANNSDTLRMLKMSSCPHVSPAGILCVADQCHGLRELALNYHLLSDELLLALSSEKHVHLEHLRLDVVSENPGQHFHTIRKSSWDAMLRHSPKFNLVMYFFLYEDEFGPFFREEVPITHLYFGRSVSKDVLGRVGLHCPRLVELVVCANGLRPLDEELIRIAKRCTQLSAIGLGECEVSCSAFVEFVKMCGRRLSQLSIMEEVLIPDHKYNLDEIHWEVSKHLGRVWFPDMMPTW
- the fbxl3a gene encoding F-box/LRR-repeat protein 3 isoform X2, producing MRRLPQALNPQRMKRVKGDEDACSSSSEGPTESCKKVRKLQSSKEKHQEEEEEETDVDLCEFGFDWALLPQEILLNIFQFLPLLDRAYASQVCRGWNQAFHMPELWRCFEFELNQPASSYLKATHPDLIKQIIKRHSNHLQYVSFKVDSSTESAEAACDILSQLVNCSLKTLGLISTARPSFMELPKSHFISALTVVFVNSKSLSSLKIDDTPVDDPSLKVLVANNSDTLRMLKMSSCPHVSPAGILCVADQCHGLRELALNYHLLSDELLLALSSEKHVHLEHLRLDVVSENPGQHFHTIRKSSWDAMLRHSPKFNLVMYFFLYEDEFGPFFREEVPITHLYFGRSVSKDVLGRVGLHCPRLVELVVCANGLRPLDEELIRIAKRCTQLSAIGLGECEVSCSAFVEFVKMCGRRLSQLSIMEEVLIPDHKYNLDEIHWEVSKHLGRVWFPDMMPTW